The genome window tggtgTTAGGTTTCAATCGTCCTCTTTATTCATCGTTTTATATTGTAAGCCACTGTCATAGAATATAATGCacataagtagtttttttttattgaaatgcaacccaaaaatattgaattaaaccTAAATACATAATCTCTGCTGTAAAGAAAACCATTTATCTGGTTCTCACTTTCTTCATCCTATTGAAAAACTcttgataaatataatttgatattttcttgttttaataatatgtgTATTTATGTATTCCATGTCTTCCAATGTGCCTTTAGAAAAATAAGGAAATGAATGTATAATTACACCTCCATGTGACCTTTTTAGTATACGCCGTGTCTGCGGTGCCAGTACCAGAATTGTCTGAGCTGCCAGTAGCCTCAGAGTACTCTGAGGATCGCGTGTACCCGCGATACATCGAATTCCCCGATGGCGAGGGTAACATGCGTACTGTGGACCTCGAGGCTGAGCCTGACATGGAACTCCTCGATGAGATCGAGAGGAACCCAGCCAACAACCAATATTTGCTGTTCACCAGGTAATCATTCAAAATCTATTTATAGTATTTGCCCCTTATCAAATTATTAAGTTATGATGTCTTTCGTCTATCTGAATAATTAGCGATATTTCCCGAAACCCACAATAGGATCAATATGTCCAATCAAAGTAAAAAGAATCTGGTATTAGTTCTTTTTAAACGCAAATTTAGCAAAAGTCACACCTAAAACGGAGCCATATAATCTTTGGTGCGTGTCATAGAAAACGGAAGTGATACAACAAAATTTCCAGCATTTATGATAATAACGCGATAGTACGGAACCCATAGCGAGCGATCGTCTAATCGCACCTGTTAGTTATCAAATAAATCCCATTTGATATCTTTTCCTCAAATCATTAGGTTTTATTTCTTGATGATAGAATGAATGATTACGAagataaatagataaaataacataatagtTAATCAACGTCGCCGGTCGGAATTAAGATTGGTAGCAACAGTTATATTAATTTGCATGGACTGATTGTGACCCGTTGATTAGACAAGGATCAAAATGACTGACATCGTTCCTAGCACGGTCCTAACTGATTAGgagaatacaaaaataatccATTTAATGCACAAAAGCTCCATCATGAATGACCAAgactacaaacaaaaaagaacacTTAAGAATCACTACGTACCTACATTTTCCtaacataaacataattattattacagacGCAACCCCAGAAACGCTCAAACATTGAGGATCAACAACGCAAACTCGATCACCAGCTCTAATTTCAATGCTCGTGTACCCACCGTGGTCATCGCTCACGGCTGGCTCAGCAACCAGCACACTGACATCAACCCCACCATCAGAGATGGTAAGTCTAATCTCTTCTATGTTGTATCTAAAGTTTGGTCTATGTATATCATTATTTACTAAGCAGCCATCTGCaattttaagtattattttatcacGTCAAGTAAGTCCAAAAAACAAATCACAAATCTTGGCAATAAAATCAGAACTTTTGCTACAGAAGTATTCGTTCcagttacatatttaaaaaatcagaaACACAGAGCCCAAAGTAGCAATCTTCGATCAATTCctccttaaaaataatattccaatTTCAGCTTACTTGGGCAAGAGTGACGTGAACGTCATTGTCTTGGACTGGAGAAGACTAGCATTGTCTGACTACGCTACTGCAGCGAGAGGAGTGCCAGCCGTCGGTCGTGGTCTCGGACAGTTCCTGGCTTTCTTGCACTCAGTTACCGGAGCACCTTACAACTCCATGCACCTGGTCGGCTTTAGCTTGGGCGCTCACCTTGTCGGTAACGCTGGAAGAGAAATCGGAGGAAGAGCCGCTCGTGTCACAGGTAATATCACACACGATCATCATTGTAAAATGTAGGGCTATGTAAGGAAGTAAAAATGTATATGGTTCTTGGAACCTCATCCACCAATGATGTTACCTTATCACTTCCTAGATCCCATCTATATTATTGTTCTGAGTACTCCAGCAACTTGTATGAATTCAATATTTGCTTCTTATTTCAGCTTTGGACCCTGCTGGACCTCTATGGAACTACAACTCCAACCGTGTCAACCCTCGTGACGGTGTCTACGTCGAGGCTATCCACACCGATGGAGGTTACACCATTGGTGGTCTCGGTATCGGCTCCAACGTGGCTAACGCTGACTTCTACCCCAACGGCGGTATCTCCCAGCCTGGCTGTCTCACCAACCTCTGCAACCACAACCGTGCTTGGGAACTGTTTGCCGCTACTGTTACCTACAACCACTTGGTTGGTCGTCTGTGCGCCAACAACTCACAGCTATCCTTGAACACATGCCGCGGTGCTCAACTGCGTATGGGCAACGATGACTTAAGAAAGACTGGGTGAGTTTCCTATTacatataaataagtaggtGGCAAAATTGAAATCATTTGCCCGTTAACCTGTAATCAGTAGTTATGTGCCGTCATTGAGTTTTGCGACAACTATAGCATTCGTTACAATTTACCTTTCAAGTAATTACAAAGAATGTAATAATTTTAGTCTAACTAAACCGTTTTCTTGTTTCAGATCTGGAATGTACCGCTTGGACACTGGCAGAAGATATCCTTACTAATCGAATTCggaaatattgatattgaaataaatactcATCCTCggatttacaattttaaattgtttcttCTTCTCTATCCTATTTCTAAcccgatttatttttataaacgatTTGTTTACTCTTATTGCCACTAGATCAATAAATATTAACTGGAATGTTTTTAGGAACTACTTTTTGAAAGAAGTATTTAAATACTACAGAAGGTCAACTAAGGGCTGTATGGTTATCAGATTGCACATTGAGTAGAGTAGTCGTTTTGCACATAGTTTTTCTTTCTGTAGCACAATCAGCCATAATAGAAGGGGTCAATGAAGAACTGTGCAAGGTGAACacctcttttaatttttaagtatttttcataGGGACGTAAACTTTTCAAGAAAGATGATCAAAAATGCATCACGTCATAGAATCAATCATAGTCCCTTACTAATATGaacatttaaatttattaacAAAAGTATGTTCACTTAGTGCAACGTGAAATGAACAAAAATGTAAGGAATGTCAATCTATCAAAACCGCATAATCATAATGCAGTCCTACTCCCGATTAagatataaattatttgaaatgttaCGTAATTTATAACGTAAACAAC of Helicoverpa zea isolate HzStark_Cry1AcR chromosome 15, ilHelZeax1.1, whole genome shotgun sequence contains these proteins:
- the LOC124636884 gene encoding pancreatic triacylglycerol lipase-like, with product MKKSLLCLLVFTVYAVSAVPVPELSELPVASEYSEDRVYPRYIEFPDGEGNMRTVDLEAEPDMELLDEIERNPANNQYLLFTRRNPRNAQTLRINNANSITSSNFNARVPTVVIAHGWLSNQHTDINPTIRDAYLGKSDVNVIVLDWRRLALSDYATAARGVPAVGRGLGQFLAFLHSVTGAPYNSMHLVGFSLGAHLVGNAGREIGGRAARVTALDPAGPLWNYNSNRVNPRDGVYVEAIHTDGGYTIGGLGIGSNVANADFYPNGGISQPGCLTNLCNHNRAWELFAATVTYNHLVGRLCANNSQLSLNTCRGAQLRMGNDDLRKTGSGMYRLDTGRRYPY